One Xyrauchen texanus isolate HMW12.3.18 chromosome 2, RBS_HiC_50CHRs, whole genome shotgun sequence genomic window carries:
- the kiaa0232 gene encoding uncharacterized protein KIAA0232 homolog translates to MRPVSGESDGPAPERVSRALAVSGPVSSSEMSSLQSLGPVQSWLGQELEKCGIDAMIYTRYVLSLLLHDSYDYDLQEQENDIFLGWEKGAGKKWGKSKRKGGTDLSLEEMKKQAAVQCLRLASDENSGIENLVEELCSRLKDIQNKQKEKEKQGNKKSDTSQSPEPEESTSSKDQVEMYYEAFPSLSEKPVCLQEIMTVWNKAKACSYSSSSSSAVPQTSTDTSSPKDCTSESEAFRDRTLDAPSSTTYEKPQQRRTKREKENRFHGSATVVPDDQVAPQFKRQARHRSEGRFRLRSWSSGSSEAGSSSSGNQGDQTSSCKAVHIRHKSREVSSRNKRVRKNKQNSGQVKLALKFIDKDERKNARGSISTTGGPSKQQQHYMKKGKRPLREIRKDANLVEAQDSGGEVSKKEYMEEPLWYTEPISEYFVPLSRSKLETKYRSKEDSPNDLAMSFDVDCLSERIQGICISNSCFQRAYLAAGTFVDGHFIEVPGEGDEEATELNGITSYPPPEDGQDLDDKHLSEFTHFYEVDFYQSILDPSASDAVQESRILNMIRQKSIERKHFEADCVDLDGLELQGERVDSLGASEADVSLTQDMENIAQVWECCSSSSLEDLEGESCTGDSPLRLSPALDNVPFNFSKVSGAFVGPHLQEASSSISALNSCFSLFELQYDSPTFSFSCDSLTGGQDNIDSSSCLDPQGNKQSRLLIWTKNSAFDETEHCSNLSTRTCSPWSHSEETRSDSEQISAPADESAQFGNEEVSCIPLIPPTYLEEELLGFLQENSSHQSEETSVGTDSNQAFKKKSKLESVCGIALEQDESKLYNAVVFSDVPNHQSDEYTSGIIKDIWMAIGDGDCVLTLGVKNTGEHLFSEEATAYQCSCLDKDIKGEIIQRKAVQRSEYHLWDGQKKDEGLPKNKLSKIDDGDYTTPAKPWNCNAQDSTSFILGGVYGELKTLSGDREWAMIPPGEACGSLLQCATSSDMVTIAGADVFMNTSSCFAPGHKPLWRPLVSLGQNEHTNRGPGDGLNKGFSVFFHEDLLGSRGGFRGEEPGLDYPFSSFDLNNPFSQVLHVECSFEPEDMASFSPGFKPKSILCSDSDNEPFCPWLYGINRTQYRAIRISPRTHFRPISASELSPGGCSESDVESEKEVSLPAGHTERFDDPQADLKPLEDDAECEGPYYGKSELESGKFLPSLKKSGMEKSAQTSLDSQEGGSTLLPIAEQEICIHCETAAVSALCSHVHPSVLQQEESYRETESCQYVATDQIPKIGKSLDVVQDMDEFTLLNFGEQCLSNIQQEECWWQSTLCSPLFPDS, encoded by the exons GAAAATGACATCTTCCTGGGCTGGGAAAAAGGAGCAGGGAAGAAATGGGGGAAGAGCAAGAGGAAGGGAGGGACCGACCTTAGTCTGGAAGAGATGAAAAAACAAGCTGCAGTGCAATGTTTGCGTTTAGCATCTGATGAG AATTCTGGAATTGAAAACTTGGTTGAGGAGCTTTGCTCCAGACTCAAGGatattcaaaacaaacaaaaag AAAAAGAAAAGCAAGGAAATAAAAAATCAGATACATCTCAGTCTCCTGAACCGGAGGAATCAACTTCTTCAAAGGACCAGGTTGAGAT GTATTATGAAGCCTTTCCATCTCTGTCAGAAAAGCCTGTTTGTCTCCAAGAAATAATGACCGTGTGGAACAAAGCTAAAGCCTGCTCATATTCTAGCTCATCATCATCTGCTGTCCCTCAAACAAGTACAGACACATCCTCCCCAAAAGACTGCACCAGCGAGAGTGAAGCCTTTAGGGACAGAACACTTGATGCACCAAGCTCCACAACCTACGAGAAGCCCCAGCAGCGACGCACTAAGAGGGAGAAGGAGAACCGATTCCATGGAAGCGCAACAGTAGTTCCTGATGATCAGGTTGCTCCTCAATTTAAGAGGCAGGCCAGACACCGGTCTGAGGGGAGATTCCGTCTCAGGTCATGGTCCTCTGGCTCTAGTGAAGCTGGCTCGAGCTCCAGTGGTAACCAGGGTGACCAGACCTCTAGTTGCAAAGCAGTCCATATCAGACACAAGTCTCGAGAGGTCAGCAGCAGAAACAAAAGGGTGCGCAAAAACAAACAGAATAGTGGACAGGTCAAACTGGCCCTGAAATTTATTGACAAAGATGAGCGGAAAAATGCTCGGGGCAGCATCAGTACCACTGGAGGCCCATCTAAGCAACAGCAGCACTACATGAAAAAAGGCAAGAGACCTCTGAGGGAGATCCGCAAAGATGCTAACCTGGTTGAGGCACAGGATTCAGGAGGAGAGGTCAGTAAAAAGGAATATATGGAGGAGCCTCTTTGGTACACCGAGCCCATCTCTGAATACTTCGTCCCCCTCAGTAGAAGTAAATTGGAGACAAAGTATCGGAGTAAAGAAGACTCTCCCAATGACTTGGCTATGTCGTTTGATGTGGACTGTCTGTCAGAGAGAATTCAAGGAATTTGCATTTCAAATTCTTGTTTTCAAAGGGCATACCTTGCAGCAGGCACTTTTGTGGATGGGCACTTTATTGAAGTGCCTGGTGAAGGTGACGAAGAGGCTACTGAATTGAATGGGATTACAAGTTACCCTCCTCCTGAAGATGGTCAAGATTTAGATGACAAGCATCTGTCTGAATTCACTCACTTCTATGAAGTTGATTTTTATCAATCCATATTGGATCCTAGTGCCTCAGATGCGGTACAAGAAAGTCGAATCTTGAACATGATTCGCCAGAAGAGTATTGAGCGGAAACACTTTGAAGCTGACTGTGTAGATTTAGATGGCCTTGAGCTGCAAGGGGAAAGGGTTGATTCTCTGGGAGCCTCAGAAGCTGATGTTTCTCTTACACAGGATATGGAAAACATTGCACAAGTGTGGGAGTGTTGTTCATCTTCTAGTTTGGAGGATTTAGAGGGAGAAAGCTGTACAGGTGACTCTCCACTTAGGCTCTCCCCAGCATTGGACAATGTTCCATTTAACTTTAGTAAGGTGTCTGGAGCTTTTGTAGGTCCTCATCTCCAAGAAGCCAGCAGTAGCATCTCTGCCCTAAACTCCTGCTTTTCACTTTTTGAGTTGCAGTATGATAGCCCTACTTTTTCTTTTTCCTGTGACTCACTCACAGGGGGTCAGGACAACATAGATTCAAGTAGCTGTTTAGATCCACAAGGAAACAAACAATCTCGTTTGCTAATTTGGACCAAAAACAGTGCCTTTGATGAAACGGAACACTGCTCTAACTTATCAACAAGGACTTGCAGTCCGTGGTCTCACTCAGAGGAGACACGGTCAGATAGTGAGCAGATCAGTGCTCCAGCAGATGAATCTGCTCAGTTTGGTAATGAAGAGGTCAGTTGTATCCCCCTCATCCCACCTACATACCTGGAGGAAGAACTTCTGGGTTTCTTGCAAGAGAACTCCAGTCACCAGTCGGAAGAAACTAGTGTGGGCACTGATTCAAACCAGGCCtttaaaaagaaatcaaaattgGAGTCAGTTTGCGGCATAGCATTAGAGCAGGATGAGAGTAAACTGTACAATGCTGTTGTGTTTTCAGATGTCCCAAATCATCAAAGTGATGAATACACCTCAGGGATAATAAAAGACATTTGGATGGCAATTGGAGACGGAGACTGTGTCTTAACACTTGGGGTAAAGAATACAGGGGAGCACTTGTTTTCAGAGGAGGCTACTGCCTACCAATGCAGTTGTCTTGACAAGGATATAAAAGGTGAAATTATTCAAAGGAAAGCTGTGCAACGTTCTGAGTACCATCTTTGGGATGGGCAGAAAAAGGATGAAGGACTTCCTAAAAACAAGCTCTCTAAAATAGATGATGGTGATTATACGACACCGGCCAAGCCCTGGAATTGTAATGCACAGGACAGCACGTCATTTATCCTTGGGGGAGTTTATGGAGAGCTGAAGACTCTAAGTGGTGACAGGGAATGGGCCATGATTCCACCTGGTGAGGCTTGTGGTAGTTTGTTGCAATGTGCCACATCTTCTGATATGGTAACCATTGCAGGAGCAGATGTGTTCATGAACACAAGCAGTTGCTTTGCTCCTGGCCACAAGCCACTGTGGAGACCTCTTGTGTCCCTTGGTCAAAATGAGCATACTAACAGGGGACCAGGGGATGGTTTGAATAAGGGATTTTCTGTTTTCTTCCATGAAGATTTACTTGGATCACGTGGAGGCTTCCGTGGAGAAGAGCCGGGACTAGATTACCCGTTTTCATCCTTTGATCTCAACAACCCTTTTTCCCAGGTCTTGCATGTGGAGTGTTCCTTTGAGCCAGAGGATATGGCCTCGTTCAGCCCAGGATTCAAGCCAAAATCCATATTATGCTCAGACTCAGACAATGAGCCCTTTTGCCCTTGGTTATATGGCATCAACCGAACTCAGTATCGGGCCATTCGAATTTCACCAAGGACTCATTTCCGGCCAATATCTGCCTCTGAACTGTCTCCAGGTGGATGCAGTGAATCAGATGTCGAGTCTGAGAAAGAAGTGAGTCTTCCAGCTGGTCATACAGAACGCTTTGATGACCCACAGGCTGACCTCAAGCCTCTTGAGGATGATGCAGAATGTGAGGGCCCTTACTATGGGAAATCAGAATTGGAGTCTGGAAAGTTCCTACCCAGCTTAAAGAAGTCTGGCATGGAGAAGAGTGCCCAGACATCACTTGATTCGCAGGAGGGTGGGAGCACCCTTCTGCCAATTGCTGAACAAGAGATATGCATACATTGTGAGACGGCAGCTGTGTCAGCATTGTGTTCTCATGTGCATCCCTCTGTTCTTCAACAAGAGGAGTCTTACAGAGAGACAGAGTCTTGCCAATATGTTGCAACAGATCAGATTCCAAAAATTGGAAAGTCACTCGATGTGGTTCAAGATATGGATGAG TTTACTCTGTTGAATTTTGGAGAACAGTGCTTATCTAATATCCAGCAAGAAGAGTGTTGGTGGCAAAGCACACTCTGTTCTCCTTTATTTCCAGATTCCTAG